A single Chryseobacterium sp. DNA region contains:
- a CDS encoding voltage-gated chloride channel family protein, with product MSKSQRTLSKKAVFHTHFFFRKFPALPYIFKWLVISIIIGALAGTASAGFLQSLEWATHFRESHLWLIALLPVAGFLIGLLYYYQGKDVEAGNNLLIDTIHNPRGIIPFKMAPFVYLGTIATHLFGGSAGREGTALQMAGAIADQLSNPFKLDKNERKTLIIAAIAAGFGSVFGTPLAGAVFGLEVFLIGRIRYNAIFPAFASAVLADWVTNLWNVKHTHYPIDFIPKLAFLPILYSILAGIAFGICAAAFSKMIHWMGSAFKSGITYPPLRPAAGGIIIALAVLAMGTTRYIGLGIPVIVESFEKQLPLYDFVLKMVFTIVTLAAGFKGGEVTPLFFIGATLGSALSLFIPLPFGLLAGMGFVAVFAGATNTPLACMLMGIELFGAECGVYVAIACVVSYLLSGHNSIYTRQQIGEAKNKRYENQQDKSISDFL from the coding sequence ATGTCAAAAAGTCAGCGAACATTGAGTAAAAAAGCAGTTTTCCACACTCATTTTTTCTTCAGAAAATTTCCGGCTCTGCCTTATATTTTTAAATGGCTGGTCATCAGTATCATCATTGGTGCCTTAGCAGGAACGGCTTCTGCCGGATTTCTGCAATCGCTGGAATGGGCCACACATTTCAGAGAAAGTCATCTCTGGCTCATCGCATTGCTTCCCGTTGCAGGTTTTCTGATCGGACTTTTATATTATTACCAGGGAAAAGATGTTGAAGCTGGGAACAACCTTTTAATTGATACCATTCATAATCCAAGAGGAATCATTCCTTTCAAAATGGCGCCTTTTGTATATCTGGGAACGATTGCCACCCATCTCTTTGGGGGCTCAGCCGGACGCGAAGGAACTGCTCTTCAGATGGCCGGAGCAATTGCTGATCAGCTTAGCAATCCGTTCAAACTGGATAAGAACGAAAGAAAAACATTGATCATTGCTGCTATAGCAGCCGGTTTTGGTTCGGTTTTCGGAACTCCGCTGGCGGGTGCCGTTTTCGGTCTTGAGGTATTTCTGATAGGAAGAATACGTTATAACGCTATCTTTCCTGCTTTTGCTTCCGCTGTACTGGCAGATTGGGTCACGAATCTATGGAACGTAAAGCATACTCATTATCCTATTGATTTTATTCCTAAGCTGGCGTTTTTACCGATTCTGTACAGCATTTTAGCGGGAATAGCTTTTGGAATCTGTGCCGCTGCCTTCAGTAAAATGATTCATTGGATGGGCTCGGCTTTTAAATCAGGAATCACCTATCCTCCACTCCGTCCGGCAGCCGGCGGGATTATTATTGCTCTTGCGGTCCTTGCAATGGGAACAACGCGATATATAGGATTAGGGATTCCGGTCATTGTAGAATCTTTTGAAAAGCAGCTTCCGCTGTATGATTTTGTATTAAAGATGGTCTTTACCATAGTAACGCTTGCTGCAGGATTTAAAGGAGGTGAAGTAACTCCTTTGTTCTTTATAGGAGCCACATTGGGAAGCGCTTTATCGCTGTTTATCCCGCTTCCTTTCGGATTATTGGCAGGAATGGGATTTGTTGCCGTATTTGCCGGCGCTACCAATACGCCGCTGGCCTGTATGCTTATGGGTATTGAACTATTTGGGGCAGAATGCGGTGTTTATGTAGCGATTGCCTGTGTTGTTTCGTATCTTCTTTCAGGGCATAACAGCATTTATACCAGACAGCAAATCGGTGAAGCTAAGAATAAGAGATATGAAAA
- a CDS encoding GLPGLI family protein, translating to MRHIFTISALLIISLLHSQTHRFMYELQYKMDSAEAGYEKLNMILDITPKEVKFYGQHLAITDSLNKKFGMNSSHTDMSGQVVKRKTSSFDHENFINIKNGYYSFKTTDKINWKISGETKKVDNYTLQKATAAFGGRNWTAWFCKDIPFHEGPFKFRGLPGLIFELSDTQKNFMYHLVKSRKLPGMYSTEDFLESNFGNKAIPINEKQKYKLIMEFYNDPFAFERNNFSKANSDLKININGKEIHNVDELNTQTKNMQEVIRKYNNPLEIDKAVHYPK from the coding sequence ATGAGACATATTTTCACCATCTCCGCTTTACTGATTATCAGTTTACTGCATTCCCAGACTCACAGATTCATGTATGAACTCCAGTATAAAATGGATTCTGCGGAAGCAGGTTACGAAAAGCTGAATATGATTCTGGATATCACTCCAAAAGAAGTTAAATTTTACGGGCAACATCTGGCCATTACAGATTCTTTAAATAAAAAATTCGGAATGAATTCCAGTCATACGGACATGTCCGGGCAGGTGGTCAAGCGAAAAACCAGCTCTTTTGATCATGAAAATTTCATCAATATTAAAAATGGATATTATTCATTTAAAACCACTGATAAAATCAACTGGAAAATTTCCGGCGAAACAAAAAAAGTTGATAACTATACCCTGCAGAAAGCAACGGCTGCATTTGGAGGCAGGAACTGGACAGCATGGTTTTGTAAAGATATTCCTTTTCATGAAGGGCCCTTTAAGTTTCGTGGACTGCCGGGTTTAATTTTTGAATTGTCAGATACTCAGAAAAATTTCATGTATCATCTTGTAAAAAGCAGGAAACTTCCCGGGATGTACTCTACAGAAGATTTTCTGGAATCCAACTTCGGAAATAAAGCGATTCCCATCAATGAAAAACAAAAATATAAGTTGATCATGGAGTTCTATAACGATCCGTTTGCTTTTGAAAGAAATAACTTCAGTAAAGCGAATAGTGATTTAAAAATCAATATCAATGGAAAAGAAATCCATAATGTTGATGAATTGAATACCCAAACCAAAAATATGCAGGAAGTGATAAGAAAATACAATAATCCGCTTGAGATTGATAAGGCGGTCCATTACCCGAAGTAA
- a CDS encoding acyl-CoA thioesterase: MENKPITFQFISEPSDVNYGGNVHGGSVMKWIDQAGYACATTWSGNYSVTVYVGGIRFYEPIKIGEVVKVDAQVIYTGTSSMHIAINVYSRNLKQPNFDKKTHCIIVFVSVDENGKKLPVPKWVPETEEEKQLEQYAKRLMELRTQIEDEMKPFL; encoded by the coding sequence ATGGAGAACAAGCCTATTACTTTTCAGTTTATTTCAGAACCCTCAGATGTTAATTACGGAGGAAATGTACATGGCGGAAGTGTAATGAAATGGATTGATCAGGCAGGTTATGCATGTGCTACGACCTGGAGCGGAAATTATTCTGTAACAGTGTATGTAGGAGGAATCCGGTTTTATGAACCTATTAAGATCGGCGAAGTGGTAAAAGTAGATGCCCAGGTGATCTACACCGGTACTTCAAGTATGCATATTGCCATCAATGTCTATTCAAGAAACCTGAAGCAGCCGAATTTTGATAAAAAGACCCATTGTATCATTGTTTTTGTATCAGTGGATGAAAATGGGAAAAAACTGCCTGTTCCCAAATGGGTTCCTGAGACTGAAGAGGAAAAACAGCTGGAGCAATATGCCAAACGCCTGATGGAATTGAGGACTCAGATTGAAGATGAAATGAAACCTTTTTTGTAA
- a CDS encoding arsenate reductase family protein produces the protein MKKVFYLNTCDTCRKILAQFDLTGWELREIKKEPITGEELEEMHKKTKSYEALFSKKSTQIKLRGLDVKTLTEKDFKELLLDHYTFLKRPVFITEKEIFVGNDKKNVEELQKFFGIN, from the coding sequence ATGAAGAAAGTATTTTATCTTAACACCTGTGATACCTGCAGAAAAATTTTAGCTCAATTCGACCTTACGGGATGGGAACTCAGAGAAATCAAAAAAGAACCGATCACCGGGGAAGAGCTGGAAGAAATGCATAAAAAAACAAAATCATACGAAGCATTGTTCAGTAAAAAATCCACTCAGATTAAGCTGAGAGGACTCGATGTAAAGACTCTGACAGAAAAAGACTTTAAAGAATTGCTGCTGGATCATTATACCTTTTTGAAAAGACCGGTTTTCATTACCGAAAAAGAGATCTTCGTAGGAAATGATAAAAAAAACGTAGAAGAATTACAGAAATTTTTTGGAATAAACTAG
- the gcvT gene encoding glycine cleavage system aminomethyltransferase GcvT has protein sequence MKKTALYDKHVSLGAKIVPFAGFEMPVQYSGVTEEHFAVREKAGLFDVSHMGQFFVEGPGSKDLLQLVTTNNVDALENGKAQYSCLPNENGGIVDDLIVYKMEDDKYFVVVNASNIDKDWNHISKYNSFGATMTNASDDMSLLAIQGPEATEILQKLTEVNLSEIPYYHFTVGSVAGVNDIIISNTGYTGSGGFEIYFKNENAEQLWDEIMKAGEEEGIIPCGLASRDTLRLEKGFCLYGNDIDDTTSPIEAGLGWITKFDKDFVSKDTFAKQKEEGVSRKLVGFELQDKGVPRHDYPVVDAEGNVIGKVTSGTQSPMKKIGLGLAYVDKPHFKLGSEIFIQVRNKNIPAKVVKAPFV, from the coding sequence ATGAAGAAAACAGCCTTGTACGACAAACATGTTTCCTTAGGAGCTAAAATCGTACCTTTTGCAGGTTTTGAAATGCCTGTACAATATTCAGGAGTAACTGAAGAGCATTTTGCAGTAAGAGAAAAAGCAGGATTATTTGATGTTTCCCACATGGGGCAATTTTTTGTAGAAGGTCCGGGTTCAAAAGATCTTTTGCAATTGGTAACGACCAACAATGTAGATGCTTTGGAAAACGGAAAAGCCCAGTACTCTTGTCTTCCCAACGAAAACGGCGGAATTGTAGATGACCTTATCGTTTACAAAATGGAAGATGATAAATATTTTGTGGTTGTAAACGCTTCAAACATTGATAAAGACTGGAACCATATTTCCAAATACAACAGCTTCGGAGCGACAATGACCAATGCTTCGGATGATATGTCATTATTGGCTATCCAGGGTCCTGAGGCGACTGAAATTCTTCAAAAGCTTACAGAGGTTAATCTTTCCGAAATCCCTTATTACCACTTTACAGTAGGAAGTGTGGCAGGAGTAAATGATATCATCATTTCCAATACCGGATACACGGGAAGCGGAGGTTTCGAAATCTATTTCAAAAACGAAAATGCGGAACAGCTTTGGGATGAAATCATGAAAGCAGGTGAAGAAGAGGGAATCATCCCTTGCGGATTGGCTTCCAGAGATACTTTAAGACTGGAAAAAGGGTTCTGCCTGTACGGAAATGATATTGATGATACGACTTCTCCAATTGAAGCCGGTTTAGGATGGATCACAAAATTTGATAAAGATTTTGTATCCAAGGACACTTTCGCAAAACAGAAAGAAGAAGGAGTTAGCAGAAAATTAGTAGGTTTCGAGCTTCAGGATAAAGGAGTTCCAAGACACGACTACCCGGTTGTAGATGCAGAAGGTAACGTTATCGGAAAAGTAACTTCCGGAACACAATCTCCAATGAAAAAGATCGGTCTAGGTCTTGCTTATGTAGACAAACCTCATTTCAAACTAGGTTCTGAGATCTTCATTCAGGTAAGAAACAAAAACATTCCTGCAAAAGTGGTAAAAGCTCCTTTTGTATAA
- the idi gene encoding isopentenyl-diphosphate Delta-isomerase: MEEFVVLVNPEDEVLGLMEKQQAHINGLLHRAFSVFLFNSKGEMLLQKRASGKYHSPNQWTNAVCSHPREGETYLNGAKRRLKEELGIEAELSEKFYFIYKADVGGGLWEHELDHVFVGHHESDFNLNKDEVEEVRFISPEDLDKEIAETPENFTEWFKIILEEYKHHF, encoded by the coding sequence ATGGAAGAATTTGTAGTTTTAGTGAATCCTGAAGATGAAGTTCTGGGTCTGATGGAAAAACAGCAGGCTCACATCAATGGTCTGTTGCACCGTGCTTTTTCGGTATTTCTATTCAACAGTAAAGGAGAAATGCTTCTTCAGAAAAGAGCTTCGGGAAAATATCATTCTCCGAATCAGTGGACCAATGCGGTGTGCTCCCATCCCAGAGAAGGAGAAACTTATCTGAATGGAGCAAAGCGCAGGCTTAAAGAAGAACTTGGAATTGAAGCGGAGCTTTCAGAAAAATTCTATTTTATCTATAAAGCAGATGTTGGCGGAGGTCTTTGGGAACACGAACTGGATCACGTATTCGTAGGACACCATGAATCTGATTTTAACTTAAATAAAGATGAAGTGGAAGAAGTACGATTTATATCTCCGGAAGATCTGGATAAAGAAATTGCCGAAACTCCTGAAAATTTTACAGAATGGTTCAAGATTATTCTTGAAGAATACAAACACCATTTTTAG
- a CDS encoding Pr6Pr family membrane protein — protein MLETSGVSFWETTIRFFSFFTILTNLIIALYFTFNIIENNSSQFARSGTLTAITVYILIVGLVYQIVLRQTWNPVGLQKVTDELLHSIIPLFVIIYWYLYENKKGLHYRMILSWAVYPLLYLIYILIRGSFSGFYPYPFMNVAELGWAKVLANAFLILIFFIGLSALLIRLKKAVNR, from the coding sequence ATGCTTGAAACAAGCGGGGTTTCTTTTTGGGAAACAACCATCAGATTCTTTAGTTTTTTCACGATCCTTACCAATTTAATTATTGCTCTATACTTCACCTTCAATATTATAGAAAATAATTCTTCGCAATTCGCCCGCTCAGGAACGTTAACCGCTATTACCGTCTACATTCTTATTGTGGGACTGGTGTACCAGATAGTTCTTCGGCAGACATGGAATCCTGTAGGCCTACAAAAAGTAACGGATGAGCTTCTTCACAGTATTATTCCCCTCTTCGTCATTATTTACTGGTATCTCTATGAAAATAAAAAAGGGCTGCACTATCGGATGATCTTATCATGGGCAGTATATCCGCTTCTGTATTTGATTTACATTTTAATAAGAGGAAGTTTTTCAGGGTTCTATCCCTATCCTTTTATGAATGTAGCAGAATTGGGGTGGGCAAAAGTACTGGCCAACGCTTTCCTTATTTTGATTTTCTTTATTGGATTATCTGCGCTGCTGATCCGTCTCAAAAAAGCTGTCAATAGATAA
- a CDS encoding phosphoheptose isomerase — translation MELEYIEHLSPILKDGIKNYLIDIDGTITDDVPNEEPERMVTCEPYPDALETINKWYDEGHQICFFTSRTENLKQITIDWLDKHGFKYHSVLCGKPRGGNYHWIDNHLVRATRYKGRFTDLVEKQVTIEVFKEDEE, via the coding sequence ATGGAATTAGAATACATAGAGCATTTGAGTCCAATTCTTAAGGACGGAATAAAAAATTACTTAATAGACATAGATGGAACCATTACCGATGACGTTCCTAATGAAGAACCGGAAAGAATGGTTACCTGTGAGCCATATCCTGATGCATTGGAAACGATCAATAAATGGTATGATGAAGGTCACCAAATCTGTTTTTTCACTTCAAGAACTGAAAATCTGAAACAAATCACAATCGACTGGCTGGATAAACACGGTTTTAAATACCACAGTGTACTCTGCGGAAAACCAAGAGGTGGAAATTATCACTGGATTGATAACCACCTGGTAAGAGCAACTAGATATAAAGGCAGATTTACAGATTTGGTAGAAAAGCAAGTGACTATTGAAGTGTTCAAAGAAGACGAAGAATAA
- a CDS encoding D-2-hydroxyacid dehydrogenase, with product MKVLANDGLDQSGIDALAEKGFEVITTKVPQEFLVDYINEHKIRTLLVRSATQVRKDIIDGCPSIEIIGRGGVGMDNIDVDYAREKGIHVINTPSASSESVAELVFAHLFSGARFLQDSNRKMPLVGDTEFAGLKKAYAAGIELRGKTIGIVGMGRIGQEVARIALGLGMRVVAADNNVGRASIKVKFYNNQFINVDIETEPLQEVLKHSDFITLHVPAQKDGYMIGKNEFDIMKESVAIVNCSRGGVIDETALIEALDSGKVRFAGLDVFINEPTPSKEVLAHSKISLTPHTGASTLEAQDRIGLSLAEQISSILQI from the coding sequence ATGAAAGTTTTAGCAAACGACGGCCTTGATCAATCTGGAATTGATGCATTAGCAGAAAAAGGCTTTGAAGTCATTACGACAAAAGTTCCCCAGGAATTTTTAGTAGATTACATTAATGAGCATAAGATCCGTACTTTATTGGTGAGAAGTGCAACACAGGTAAGAAAAGATATCATTGATGGCTGCCCGTCTATTGAAATTATCGGTAGAGGAGGTGTTGGTATGGATAATATCGATGTAGATTATGCAAGAGAAAAAGGAATACATGTAATCAATACTCCTTCAGCTTCCTCAGAATCGGTGGCTGAGCTTGTTTTTGCCCATTTGTTTTCAGGGGCAAGATTTCTTCAGGATTCCAACAGAAAAATGCCTTTAGTGGGAGATACAGAATTTGCTGGACTTAAAAAAGCATATGCTGCCGGGATCGAACTGAGAGGAAAAACGATCGGTATTGTGGGGATGGGAAGAATAGGACAGGAAGTTGCAAGAATTGCTTTAGGACTCGGTATGAGAGTTGTTGCAGCTGATAATAATGTAGGAAGAGCCAGTATTAAAGTGAAATTCTACAATAACCAGTTTATCAATGTGGATATAGAAACTGAACCGCTGCAGGAGGTTTTAAAACATTCAGATTTTATTACTTTACACGTTCCTGCTCAGAAAGACGGGTACATGATTGGTAAAAATGAGTTTGATATCATGAAAGAGAGTGTTGCCATTGTCAACTGTTCCAGAGGGGGAGTGATTGATGAGACTGCTTTGATTGAAGCATTGGATTCCGGTAAAGTGAGATTTGCAGGACTTGATGTTTTCATTAATGAGCCGACTCCTTCTAAAGAGGTTCTCGCTCATTCCAAGATCTCTCTGACTCCTCACACCGGAGCTTCTACCCTTGAAGCGCAGGATAGAATAGGACTTTCCCTGGCAGAGCAGATTTCAAGTATTTTACAGATTTAG
- the mscL gene encoding large conductance mechanosensitive channel protein MscL, with protein MGFVKEFKAFAFKGNVLDLAVGVIIGAAFGKIVSSLVEDVITPLILNPALKAAGAENIAKLTWNGVAYGNFLSAVISFLCIALVLFWIIKGANKISRKEDPAPAGPTEDQKLLAEIRDLLRSKNTM; from the coding sequence ATGGGATTTGTCAAAGAATTTAAAGCGTTTGCTTTTAAAGGCAACGTACTTGATCTGGCTGTCGGTGTTATCATCGGGGCAGCATTTGGTAAAATTGTTTCCTCTTTGGTTGAAGATGTCATTACCCCGCTCATCTTAAACCCTGCCTTAAAAGCTGCCGGTGCAGAAAACATTGCTAAACTTACCTGGAATGGGGTGGCTTATGGAAATTTTCTTTCAGCAGTGATCAGCTTCCTGTGTATCGCACTGGTTCTTTTCTGGATCATTAAAGGCGCCAACAAAATCAGCAGAAAAGAAGATCCGGCTCCTGCAGGACCTACAGAAGACCAAAAATTATTGGCCGAAATCAGAGATCTATTGAGAAGCAAGAATACTATGTAA
- a CDS encoding NAD(P)H-hydrate epimerase, whose protein sequence is MKIFTAEQIRNWDQFTISHEPVSSVQLMERAAMAVTGWIAENCKNHKKLAVFCGHGNNGGDGFVVARMLYLKGFDVDVFVRDPKGKFSTEAAVNLKRLRDFSGISVKKFNEADEYNFDDKTIIIDALFGTGLSRSLEGEYKLIIDQLNIKENIIISIDVPSGMFTDHIAGPEAVVLKADYTLSLQGWKRSFLHPESGQYTGKVIILDINLDKQYYETAETGYFVIDDLLINAVYKPRKEFSHKGNYGKAVIIGGSYGKIGAAVLSAKSALKTGVGLTFILAPECGYEVLQASCPEAMFIKGGDAFVENFEIDQDMTCGIGPGLGTHPDTEENFYNF, encoded by the coding sequence ATGAAGATTTTTACTGCGGAACAAATACGAAACTGGGATCAGTTTACCATTTCTCATGAGCCTGTCTCTTCAGTTCAGTTAATGGAAAGAGCCGCTATGGCTGTGACAGGCTGGATTGCTGAGAATTGTAAGAATCATAAGAAACTGGCTGTATTTTGCGGCCATGGGAATAATGGAGGTGATGGATTTGTTGTTGCCAGAATGCTTTATTTAAAAGGCTTTGATGTGGATGTATTCGTTCGCGATCCGAAAGGGAAATTTTCAACTGAGGCGGCTGTCAATCTTAAAAGACTTCGGGATTTCTCAGGGATTTCTGTAAAGAAATTTAATGAAGCTGATGAGTATAACTTTGATGATAAAACAATCATCATTGATGCTCTTTTTGGGACCGGCCTGTCGAGGTCTTTGGAGGGTGAATACAAACTCATTATTGATCAGCTCAATATAAAAGAGAATATTATCATTTCGATTGATGTTCCTTCAGGAATGTTTACCGACCATATTGCAGGGCCTGAAGCTGTGGTTCTGAAGGCTGATTACACCCTTAGCCTTCAAGGCTGGAAAAGAAGCTTCCTGCATCCTGAATCCGGCCAGTATACCGGTAAAGTGATTATTCTGGATATCAATCTGGATAAACAGTATTATGAAACGGCAGAAACTGGGTATTTCGTTATTGATGACCTGTTGATCAATGCCGTTTATAAACCAAGAAAAGAATTTTCCCATAAAGGAAATTACGGGAAAGCAGTTATTATAGGCGGAAGCTATGGGAAAATAGGAGCTGCAGTGCTTTCTGCAAAGTCAGCGTTAAAGACCGGAGTCGGATTAACTTTTATCCTGGCTCCTGAATGTGGTTATGAGGTGCTGCAGGCTTCATGTCCGGAAGCTATGTTTATAAAAGGAGGTGATGCGTTTGTAGAAAACTTTGAAATAGATCAGGATATGACCTGTGGGATAGGCCCCGGATTAGGTACTCATCCGGATACTGAAGAAAATTTTTACAATTTCTGA
- a CDS encoding ADP/ATP-dependent (S)-NAD(P)H-hydrate dehydratase, with product MVLDADALNIVSKHQKNIRSVPQQSIITPHPKEFERLFGSTENSYQRLDLACKKAAELHIYIVLKDHHTQVITPEGKVYYNITGNSGLAKGGSGDILTGAVTSLLAQGYSQEEACILGVWLHGKAAEYASEKHSRESVLPTDVIDAFGSVFNELNRRTFKSL from the coding sequence TTGGTTTTGGATGCAGATGCTTTAAACATCGTTTCAAAGCATCAGAAAAACATTAGATCCGTTCCTCAGCAATCAATTATCACGCCGCATCCTAAAGAATTTGAAAGGCTCTTCGGAAGTACCGAAAACTCCTACCAAAGACTGGATCTTGCTTGTAAAAAAGCAGCGGAACTTCACATTTATATTGTCTTAAAAGATCACCATACCCAGGTTATTACTCCTGAAGGAAAAGTATATTATAATATTACAGGCAATTCAGGTCTTGCAAAAGGAGGAAGCGGCGATATCCTTACAGGAGCGGTAACTTCACTTTTAGCACAGGGATATTCACAAGAAGAAGCGTGTATTTTAGGCGTTTGGCTGCACGGAAAAGCGGCAGAATACGCTTCGGAAAAGCATTCCAGAGAATCCGTGCTTCCTACGGACGTCATTGATGCGTTTGGAAGTGTTTTTAATGAGCTGAACAGGAGGACTTTTAAAAGTCTGTGA
- the lgt gene encoding prolipoprotein diacylglyceryl transferase, whose protein sequence is MWDPSKGIKLGPVTLHFYSLMFVFAFGFGYILMTRIFKIDNVNQKYLEPLFTWTLIGTILGARLGHVIFYQPELFKEDFWSVFLPISTKNGFKFTGFSGLASHGATIALILTTLYYSFKIIKKNPFWVYDRLGIVVALGGAFVRMGNFFNSEIVGKPADPNSPFALLFPQQSSEYGLTVPRFPSQLFEAAGYVALFVLLWVLYRKTDKKYQQGWLFGLFFIILWAIRFFVEFLKEPQGDEFIQIGGLNTGQVLSIPFMIAGVIIMIVSKKFKITPEENGKPE, encoded by the coding sequence ATTTGGGATCCTTCCAAAGGAATTAAATTAGGTCCCGTTACCCTGCACTTTTACAGCCTGATGTTTGTATTTGCATTTGGGTTCGGATATATTTTAATGACCAGAATCTTTAAAATCGACAATGTTAATCAGAAATATCTGGAACCCCTTTTCACATGGACGTTGATTGGAACTATCCTTGGAGCAAGATTAGGGCATGTTATTTTTTATCAGCCTGAGCTTTTTAAAGAGGATTTCTGGAGTGTATTTTTACCTATCAGCACGAAAAACGGTTTTAAATTCACCGGCTTTTCAGGACTTGCCAGTCATGGAGCTACCATTGCTTTAATATTAACCACTCTGTACTATTCATTTAAAATCATTAAGAAAAATCCTTTTTGGGTATATGACCGGTTGGGTATTGTAGTCGCATTGGGAGGTGCATTTGTAAGAATGGGAAATTTCTTCAATTCTGAAATCGTAGGGAAACCTGCTGATCCAAACTCTCCGTTTGCCCTTCTTTTCCCTCAGCAAAGCAGCGAATACGGACTTACCGTTCCCCGTTTTCCAAGCCAGTTGTTTGAAGCGGCAGGCTATGTAGCCTTATTCGTTTTGTTATGGGTTTTATACAGAAAAACAGATAAAAAATACCAGCAGGGATGGTTATTCGGACTATTCTTTATCATCCTTTGGGCGATCAGATTCTTTGTTGAGTTCCTGAAAGAACCTCAGGGGGATGAGTTCATCCAAATCGGAGGACTGAATACCGGACAGGTACTTTCCATTCCGTTTATGATCGCAGGAGTTATTATTATGATTGTTTCCAAGAAATTTAAGATCACTCCCGAAGAGAACGGAAAACCTGAATAG
- the yidD gene encoding membrane protein insertion efficiency factor YidD, producing the protein MKLTFHKIITFPLVILIKFYQWFISPLLPKNCRYEPTCSNYMLEALKVHGIFKGFWLGFKRILRCHPWGGCGYDPVPPKYNNQ; encoded by the coding sequence TTGAAACTTACATTCCATAAAATCATTACATTTCCTTTGGTAATTTTGATAAAATTTTACCAATGGTTCATCTCGCCCTTACTCCCTAAAAACTGCCGTTACGAACCTACTTGCTCCAATTATATGCTGGAAGCTCTGAAGGTTCATGGTATTTTTAAAGGATTCTGGCTGGGATTCAAAAGAATTTTAAGATGCCACCCCTGGGGAGGATGCGGATATGATCCCGTTCCACCCAAGTATAACAATCAATAA